The proteins below are encoded in one region of Dioscorea cayenensis subsp. rotundata cultivar TDr96_F1 chromosome 18, TDr96_F1_v2_PseudoChromosome.rev07_lg8_w22 25.fasta, whole genome shotgun sequence:
- the LOC120282692 gene encoding mediator of RNA polymerase II transcription subunit 15-like, with protein MQKVSSENQESLKQQMPNLPAATQFPHLQAQQSVSMETQSAYEEVQSAYKKAQSAYLQANFVYLQAQTAYRKSTPQLSSQLPLPPLPPPPPMSMPSRLSGFGLTSSASNQAPPQMPSQLPYPSLSMSMTNRLFYYTSASNQAQHLLNLQAQLANLRAQFTKLQLSSRLPPPPPPPPMPVPTQTSAFNQAPCSLSLEQTLQQNCRNLAENGVALNRITSNMPMPPQLSNITSASNQAQQILNLQAQFAELQAQFTKLQLSSQPTQTPASNQVPCSLPLQQQLQQNGKNLTESGDSTFALNRMAATLHPMSVQPQFSGLMTSTSNQAQQILNLQAQFEELQAQFSKLQLSSQPTQTWVSNQVPCSLPLQEQLQQNDIGDDDDDLQSTAGSR; from the coding sequence ATGCAGAAGGTTTCCTCTGAAAATCAAGAAAGTCTAAAACAACAGATGCCAAATCTACCAGCTGCTACACAGTTTCCACATTTGCAAGCACAACAATCAGTATCGATGGAAACACAATCAGCATACGAGGAAGTACAATCTGCATACAAGAAAGCACAGTCAGCGTATTTGCAAGCAAATTTTGTATACTTGCAAGCACAGACCGCGTACCGCAAATCGACACCACAATTGTCATCGCAATTGCCTCTTCCGCCATtgccaccaccacctccaaTGTCCATGCCATCTCGATTGTCTGGATTCGGCCTGACATCATCCGCTTCCAACCAAGCTCCACCACAAATGCCATCACAGCTTCCTTATCCATCACTTTCAATGTCGATGACAAATCGGTTGTTTTACTACACTTCAGCTTCTAATCAAGCTCAACATTTGCTGAATTTACAAGCACAATTGGCAAACTTACGAGCACAATTCACAAAACTGCAATTGTCATCGCGGttacctccaccaccaccaccacctccaatGCCGGTGCCAACTCAGACTTCGGCTTTTAACCAAGCTCCATGTTCTCTTTCTCTTGAGCAGACACTCCAACAAAATTGTAGGAACCTTGCTGAAAATGGTGTTGCTTTAAACAGAATAACATCGAATATGCCGATGCCACCTCAGTTATCTAACATCACTTCGGCTTCCAATCAAGCTCAACAGATATTGAATCTACAAGCACAGTTTGCAGAACTGCAAGCACAATTCACAAAACTGCAATTGTCATCGCAACCAACTCAGACTCCGGCTTCTAACCAAGTTCCATGTTCTCTTCCTCTTCAACAACAACTCCAACAGAATGGCAAGAACCTTACTGAAAGTGGTGATAGCACATTTGCTTTAAACAGAATGGCAGCAACCTTGCATCCAATGTCAGTGCAACCTCAGTTCTCTGGTCTCATGACTTCAACTTCCAATCAAGCTCAACAAATTCTGAATCTACAAGCACAATTTGAAGAATTGCAAGCACAATTCTCAAAACTGCAATTGTCATCACAACCAACTCAGACTTGGGTTTCTAACCAAGTTCCATGTTCTCTTCCACTTCAAGAGCAACTCCAACAGAATGAcattggtgatgatgatgatgaccttCAAAGTACTGCAGGTTCTAGATAG